One part of the Mycolicibacterium aromaticivorans JS19b1 = JCM 16368 genome encodes these proteins:
- a CDS encoding NAD-dependent epimerase/dehydratase family protein, translating to MTTPIMPIAIIGAASFVGARLVERAELLGDLPIVPIVRSPRSQGRLARFGARLALGDAGDAPSLVPLLRGCGMVVNLTLADDRRILGDVQAMYTACQEAEVPLFVHMSSAEVFGRAEEPELNDDSVADSPHWMEYAHGKRAAEAWLRAQPEGAVKVVILRPGLVWGPGAGWVVDPAKALLEGTAYLFNEGRGICNLIHVDNLMEHLVQLAKSPHARSGIFNISDAETHTWADFYRAIAHEVGVDPSTIRMLPDSAFRESRLSAVRQKLFNIAPARAVKRRMTGDTKGRIKQALRDKFSPPISEPQPISPEPDVSKQIWWLQGTARKLPSTTFAEQYPGTQLRPFDELMSASGRWLRYAGFENRDAAGKNS from the coding sequence GTGACGACGCCAATCATGCCCATCGCAATCATCGGAGCGGCGAGCTTCGTCGGCGCCCGCCTCGTCGAACGTGCCGAGCTCCTCGGGGACCTGCCGATCGTTCCGATCGTCCGATCGCCGCGCAGTCAGGGGCGATTGGCGCGGTTCGGCGCGAGGCTGGCACTCGGTGACGCCGGCGATGCGCCATCTCTGGTTCCGCTCCTGCGGGGATGCGGAATGGTGGTGAATCTGACCCTGGCCGACGATCGGCGCATCCTCGGCGATGTGCAAGCCATGTACACCGCATGCCAGGAGGCGGAAGTTCCCCTGTTCGTGCACATGAGCTCAGCTGAGGTGTTCGGAAGGGCCGAAGAGCCCGAGCTGAACGACGATTCGGTGGCCGACAGCCCGCACTGGATGGAGTACGCCCACGGGAAACGGGCAGCCGAAGCGTGGCTGCGCGCCCAGCCGGAAGGCGCCGTGAAGGTCGTGATTCTGCGGCCGGGACTGGTCTGGGGACCGGGGGCCGGTTGGGTGGTCGATCCGGCCAAGGCACTGCTCGAGGGCACTGCGTACTTGTTCAACGAGGGGCGCGGGATCTGCAATCTGATCCATGTGGACAACCTGATGGAGCATCTGGTTCAACTGGCGAAATCCCCCCACGCCCGCTCCGGTATCTTCAATATCTCCGATGCGGAGACGCACACGTGGGCTGATTTCTATCGCGCCATCGCCCACGAAGTCGGCGTTGATCCGTCGACGATTCGGATGCTGCCCGACTCGGCATTCCGGGAGAGCCGACTCTCCGCGGTCCGGCAAAAGCTGTTCAACATCGCACCCGCGCGCGCCGTCAAACGTCGGATGACCGGTGACACCAAAGGCCGGATCAAGCAAGCGTTGCGGGATAAGTTCTCGCCGCCGATATCCGAACCTCAACCGATTTCGCCCGAACCCGATGTGAGCAAGCAGATTTGGTGGCTTCAAGGCACGGCGAGAAAACTGCCGTCGACGACGTTCGCCGAACAGTACCCGGGCACGCAGCTCCGACCGTTCGACGAACTGATGTCCGCGAGCGGTCGGTGGCTGCGTTATGCGGGTTTCGAAAATCGGGATGCGGCGGGCAAGAACTCCTAG
- a CDS encoding DUF1772 domain-containing protein — protein MDLDVITRIAAALAVLGTAVVYGTDVFCAIVLRPALVAIDDDALVMVTGLTHKYGDRRMPVPGVLGVLAAAACAVLAALSGHGPQASAAGIAVLLLLTWLTIYTRVSAPINRQLTAAAISGTQLPNGRVLQANWDRVINARAALQGLAVTALCVALAI, from the coding sequence ATGGATCTGGATGTGATCACCCGAATCGCCGCGGCGCTCGCCGTGCTGGGTACCGCGGTCGTCTACGGCACCGACGTCTTCTGCGCGATCGTGCTGAGGCCGGCGCTGGTGGCCATCGACGACGACGCGTTGGTCATGGTCACCGGCCTGACCCACAAATACGGCGACCGTCGGATGCCGGTGCCCGGCGTGCTCGGTGTTCTCGCCGCCGCGGCATGCGCTGTGCTGGCAGCACTCAGCGGGCACGGGCCGCAGGCGAGTGCAGCGGGCATCGCAGTGCTTCTGCTACTGACCTGGCTCACGATCTACACCCGGGTGAGCGCACCGATCAACCGCCAGCTGACCGCGGCCGCGATCAGCGGTACACAGTTGCCGAACGGTCGTGTACTACAGGCGAACTGGGACCGCGTCATCAACGCTCGCGCGGCTCTGCAGGGTCTCGCGGTGACTGCGCTCTGCGTGGCATTGGCCATCTGA
- a CDS encoding MBL fold metallo-hydrolase has product MAVALTAITDRVHMAQTPLVNWTVVTDDAGVMLIDAGFPGNRDDVLTSLRELGFGPTDVTAILLTHAHVDHLGTAIWFANTHGTPVYCHADEVGHAKREYLQQASPADLVLHAWQPRWVKWSLDIARKGALIHDGIPTADALTPAVAETLPGRPLAVPTPGHTGGHCSYVVDNVLVSGDALVTGHPLSPTKGPQLLHRVFNHDEPGCVRSLSALALLDIDVLIPGHGDVWIGPVRDAARQATRV; this is encoded by the coding sequence ATGGCCGTGGCCCTGACCGCTATCACCGACCGCGTGCACATGGCGCAGACGCCGCTGGTCAATTGGACGGTCGTGACCGACGACGCAGGCGTGATGTTGATCGATGCCGGATTCCCCGGCAACCGCGATGACGTCCTGACGTCGTTGCGGGAACTCGGGTTCGGCCCGACGGACGTGACGGCGATCCTGCTCACCCACGCCCACGTCGATCACCTCGGTACCGCGATCTGGTTCGCCAACACCCATGGCACCCCGGTCTACTGCCACGCCGACGAGGTCGGCCACGCCAAGCGCGAATACCTGCAGCAGGCGTCGCCGGCCGATCTGGTGCTGCACGCCTGGCAGCCCCGCTGGGTGAAGTGGTCGCTGGACATCGCGCGCAAGGGCGCGCTGATTCACGACGGCATTCCCACCGCAGATGCGCTCACGCCTGCCGTCGCCGAGACACTGCCCGGTCGACCGCTGGCCGTTCCGACGCCCGGCCACACCGGCGGACATTGCTCCTACGTCGTCGACAACGTTCTGGTCAGTGGCGACGCTCTGGTGACCGGGCATCCATTGTCCCCGACCAAGGGTCCGCAGTTGCTGCACCGGGTGTTCAACCACGACGAGCCGGGGTGTGTGCGCAGTCTGTCTGCACTGGCGTTGCTGGACATCGACGTGCTGATTCCCGGGCACGGCGACGTGTGGATCGGACCTGTTCGCGACGCGGCGCGTCAGGCGACCCGCGTCTGA
- a CDS encoding SDR family oxidoreductase has translation MDNIRGKTIAITGAARGIGFATARALLQRGARVVIGDRDVTLEESAVAQLSKLGPVSGYPLDVSDPESFATFLDKARADGGGHIDVLINNAGVMPVGPFLDHSDQAVRTAVEVNFYGVLTGCRLVLPEMVRRRSGHIVNIASMAGMLAVPGQALYAGTKFAVVGLSTGLADEYAPQGVQISCVMPTFTNTELISGTHTTAATKPVQPEDIAAAVVKALDNPTTSISVPGYSRFLATAVMFLPPRGRRWLSKKMGTDRVFLDFDTTARAAYEKRAQSATGVVENPQQN, from the coding sequence ATGGACAACATCCGGGGCAAGACCATCGCGATCACCGGCGCCGCCCGAGGCATCGGTTTCGCGACCGCACGGGCCCTCTTGCAGCGCGGCGCGCGGGTGGTCATCGGCGACCGGGACGTGACGCTCGAGGAGTCGGCCGTCGCGCAGCTCAGCAAGCTCGGGCCGGTCTCGGGTTACCCGCTCGACGTCAGTGATCCCGAATCGTTCGCGACGTTCCTGGACAAGGCCCGCGCCGACGGTGGCGGGCACATCGACGTGCTGATCAACAACGCCGGGGTCATGCCGGTCGGGCCGTTCCTCGACCACTCCGATCAAGCGGTTCGCACCGCCGTCGAGGTCAACTTCTACGGCGTGCTGACCGGCTGCCGTCTGGTGCTGCCGGAGATGGTCCGGCGCCGCAGCGGTCACATCGTCAACATCGCCTCGATGGCCGGCATGCTCGCCGTGCCCGGCCAGGCTCTCTACGCCGGAACCAAATTCGCCGTGGTCGGGCTCTCTACCGGGCTGGCGGACGAGTACGCCCCCCAGGGCGTTCAGATCAGTTGCGTCATGCCGACATTCACCAATACCGAACTGATCTCAGGCACCCACACCACCGCGGCCACCAAGCCGGTGCAGCCCGAGGACATCGCTGCGGCCGTGGTCAAGGCCTTGGACAATCCGACAACGTCGATCTCCGTTCCGGGCTACTCGCGCTTCCTGGCCACCGCCGTGATGTTCCTGCCGCCGCGCGGCCGGCGTTGGTTGTCCAAGAAGATGGGCACCGATCGGGTGTTCCTCGACTTCGACACGACGGCCCGCGCCGCCTACGAGAAGCGGGCTCAGAGCGCCACCGGCGTGGTGGAGAACCCGCAGCAGAACTAG
- a CDS encoding NIPSNAP family protein, giving the protein MLQLRIYTLRSAEALQQYATVHWTRHLKTFPTFGVSTDGVWTEQSGGTHRLVALIRFPAGADTAELTRHIMASPEFAADMAGFDTTQIVDVQTILLNPLH; this is encoded by the coding sequence ATGCTTCAGCTCAGGATCTACACCCTGCGATCCGCAGAGGCTCTGCAGCAGTATGCGACCGTGCACTGGACGCGTCACCTGAAGACTTTCCCGACATTCGGGGTCAGCACCGACGGCGTATGGACGGAGCAGTCAGGCGGGACGCACCGACTGGTCGCGCTGATCCGCTTCCCGGCCGGCGCCGACACGGCCGAACTCACCCGCCACATCATGGCCAGTCCGGAATTCGCCGCCGACATGGCGGGTTTCGACACCACCCAGATCGTGGATGTCCAGACGATCCTGCTCAATCCACTTCACTGA
- a CDS encoding TetR-like C-terminal domain-containing protein, with protein MAIDDRRERERAARRRLIVTTARSVAEAEGWDAVTTRRLSTEIEYSQPVLYKHFAGMDQIADAVAVEGFGELAQAIRAGHVADDDAGDSLARVARAYLDFARDNPAVYDAMFTRATGLRFAAEETPPELEAAFGEVRRAVVAVAGDRDADTLTEVFWAAVHGLVTLSRAGRLRSGYDADRVRLLVDEFTAGSRH; from the coding sequence ATGGCCATCGATGACCGACGCGAGCGTGAACGAGCAGCCCGGCGTCGGCTGATCGTGACCACTGCGCGCAGCGTCGCCGAGGCCGAGGGCTGGGATGCCGTCACCACGCGCCGGTTGTCGACGGAGATCGAATACAGCCAGCCGGTGTTGTACAAGCACTTCGCCGGGATGGACCAGATCGCCGATGCGGTCGCGGTCGAGGGCTTCGGCGAGCTGGCGCAGGCGATCCGCGCCGGCCACGTCGCCGACGACGATGCCGGCGATTCACTGGCCCGGGTCGCCCGCGCCTATCTCGACTTCGCCCGGGACAACCCAGCGGTCTATGACGCGATGTTCACCCGCGCGACCGGCCTGCGATTCGCAGCGGAGGAGACCCCGCCCGAGCTCGAGGCGGCGTTCGGCGAGGTGCGGCGGGCGGTCGTTGCGGTCGCCGGTGATCGGGACGCGGACACGCTCACCGAAGTGTTCTGGGCCGCGGTGCACGGATTGGTCACGCTCAGCCGCGCCGGACGGCTGCGGTCAGGGTACGACGCAGACCGGGTTCGGCTACTGGTCGACGAGTTCACCGCCGGGTCGAGACACTAG
- a CDS encoding GNAT family N-acetyltransferase has product MNRLRFVPVDEDDVLAAPLLAELAVEYATRYEAPEAAVARWLRDHPADQFHPPDGGMLIGLLGDQPVTGGAFCRFDDDTAELKRIWTDSGHRRQGHAAALLTALEAEITRRGYRRIYLTTGNRQPEAEALYDSAGYTRLDQPLPSDAEQYPIAFVKVLTSDR; this is encoded by the coding sequence GTGAACCGTTTGCGCTTCGTCCCTGTCGACGAGGACGACGTGCTCGCCGCGCCGCTCCTGGCGGAGCTCGCCGTTGAGTACGCCACCCGCTACGAGGCTCCCGAGGCGGCGGTGGCGCGATGGCTGCGCGACCATCCGGCCGACCAGTTCCACCCGCCGGACGGCGGCATGCTCATCGGGCTGCTCGGCGATCAGCCGGTGACGGGCGGAGCGTTCTGTCGCTTCGACGACGACACTGCCGAACTCAAACGGATCTGGACCGACAGCGGGCATCGGCGGCAAGGCCATGCCGCCGCGCTTCTCACGGCACTGGAGGCCGAGATCACCCGGCGCGGGTATCGCCGCATCTACCTCACCACCGGCAACCGGCAGCCTGAGGCCGAGGCGTTGTACGACAGCGCCGGCTACACCCGCCTCGATCAACCGCTGCCCAGCGACGCCGAGCAGTATCCGATCGCCTTCGTCAAGGTGCTGACGAGCGACCGCTGA
- the fgd gene encoding glucose-6-phosphate dehydrogenase (coenzyme-F420), whose translation MAELKLGYKASAEQFAPRELVELAVLAEAHGMDSATVSDHFQPWRHEGGHAPFSLAWMTAVGERTTRLVLGTSVLTPTFRYNPAVIAQAFATMGCLYPDRIFLGVGTGESLNEIATGYEGDWPEFKERYARLRESVRLMRELWLGDRVDFEGEYYKTKGASIYDVPEGGIPIYIAAGGPQVAKYAGRAGDGFICTSGKGEELYKDKLIPAMKEGAEAAGKNPDDIDRMIEIKISYDTDPELALENTRFWAPLSLTAEQKTNIHDPLEMEKAADELPIEQVAKRWIVASDPDEAVEKVGDYVKYGLNHLVFHAPGHDQRRFLDLFQRDLEPRLRKLG comes from the coding sequence GTGGCTGAACTGAAACTGGGATACAAGGCGTCGGCGGAGCAGTTCGCGCCGCGTGAGTTGGTCGAGCTGGCGGTGCTGGCCGAGGCGCACGGGATGGACAGCGCGACGGTCAGCGACCATTTCCAGCCGTGGCGTCACGAGGGTGGGCACGCACCGTTCTCACTGGCATGGATGACGGCGGTGGGTGAGCGCACCACGCGGCTGGTCCTCGGAACGTCGGTGCTGACCCCCACCTTCCGGTACAACCCCGCCGTGATTGCACAGGCGTTCGCCACGATGGGGTGTCTGTACCCGGATCGCATCTTCCTCGGGGTCGGCACCGGTGAGTCGCTCAACGAGATCGCCACTGGCTACGAGGGCGACTGGCCGGAGTTCAAGGAGCGCTACGCCCGGCTGCGCGAGTCGGTGCGGCTGATGCGTGAGCTGTGGCTGGGCGATCGGGTCGATTTCGAGGGCGAGTACTACAAGACCAAGGGCGCCTCGATCTACGACGTGCCTGAAGGTGGCATCCCGATCTACATCGCCGCGGGTGGGCCGCAGGTTGCCAAGTACGCCGGCCGCGCGGGCGACGGGTTCATCTGCACCTCCGGCAAGGGCGAAGAGCTCTACAAGGACAAGCTGATCCCGGCGATGAAAGAGGGTGCCGAGGCGGCGGGCAAGAACCCCGACGACATCGACCGGATGATCGAGATCAAGATCTCCTATGACACCGATCCCGAACTGGCGCTGGAGAATACGCGGTTCTGGGCGCCCCTGTCGCTGACGGCCGAGCAGAAGACCAACATCCACGATCCACTGGAGATGGAGAAGGCGGCCGACGAATTGCCCATCGAGCAGGTCGCCAAGCGGTGGATCGTGGCCTCCGATCCCGACGAAGCTGTCGAGAAGGTCGGCGACTACGTGAAGTACGGTCTCAACCACCTGGTGTTCCACGCCCCGGGTCATGATCAGCGCCGGTTCCTCGACTTGTTCCAGCGGGATCTGGAACCGCGGTTGCGCAAGCTCGGCTAG
- a CDS encoding DUF4267 domain-containing protein — MITTIGYTLSGLIAAGIIVIGARFVLAPRVAAAGYGVPADPDQGAVGAYLSVKGVRDIASGLVVIVLLVAGATHLLGWMLVAATVIPVADAVIVHRSGGPKSISLGIHGATAAVMLVTAALLLLS, encoded by the coding sequence ATGATCACGACAATCGGCTACACGCTCTCGGGTCTCATCGCCGCGGGCATCATCGTCATCGGCGCGCGATTCGTCCTCGCCCCGCGCGTCGCTGCAGCCGGATACGGCGTGCCCGCCGATCCAGATCAAGGGGCCGTAGGCGCCTATCTGAGCGTCAAGGGCGTGCGCGACATCGCATCGGGGCTCGTCGTCATCGTCCTGCTCGTCGCCGGCGCCACCCACCTGCTGGGCTGGATGCTGGTGGCCGCCACGGTGATTCCCGTCGCCGACGCGGTCATCGTGCATCGCAGCGGCGGGCCCAAGTCCATCAGCCTGGGCATCCATGGCGCCACCGCCGCGGTCATGCTCGTCACCGCCGCGCTGCTGCTGCTGTCCTAG
- the asnB gene encoding asparagine synthase (glutamine-hydrolyzing), whose product MCGIAGIRRFDGQPVDRETLERMAATIRHRGPDALGFWLDGPIGFAHTRLSIIDLQGSQQPMVDAGGQRHLVFNGEILNYHELRAELSYPFQTHGDTETLLAVYDKYGPAGVNRLRGQFAYAIYDATTGDTHLFRDRLGVLPLYYYADDHLFAFGSEIKALLPVINGPSVDDDSLNDYLAHRSVPAPHTLVKGVRKLPAGHHLVVTRDGTTRVSAYWELATQASGRKVTAEEAVDLVDQALRTSVRDNLVADVPVGIYLSGGVDSSLLTAMTRRENPGQLLHTFGASFGDERYDETVWARKVVELNGTTHHNVVVTADDFMSNWSKLSWQRDGPLSEPADVAVFRLAQLAREQVKVVLSGEGSDELFAGYPKYKFAGATRWLGAIPSLGLLGRLERALPASKARLRIAMRAMDESTYDERLRGWFAPFTVTERSRMTGRPALRGAPAAYSTGRGDALRRMLYADTLVWLAENLLERGDRMSMAASLETRPPFLDHRLVDLAFDLPSSVKIRDRTTKWVVKQVAHRYLPAEIVDRRKVGFKVPLDRWFRHGLRDMAFDLLTGPSSYVGNNFDSAIVSGLLSDHANGVSDEESRIWTLLSLEVWHREFVARTLA is encoded by the coding sequence GTGTGCGGGATAGCCGGCATCCGCCGGTTTGACGGACAGCCCGTCGACCGGGAGACGCTGGAGCGCATGGCCGCGACCATTCGTCATCGCGGCCCGGATGCGCTGGGTTTTTGGCTGGACGGCCCCATCGGGTTTGCGCATACCCGGCTTTCCATCATCGACCTGCAAGGCTCCCAACAGCCGATGGTCGACGCCGGCGGGCAGCGGCACCTCGTGTTCAACGGCGAGATTCTGAACTATCACGAGCTGCGCGCCGAGTTGTCCTACCCGTTTCAGACGCACGGCGATACCGAAACGCTGCTTGCTGTCTACGACAAGTACGGGCCAGCGGGAGTGAATCGCCTACGAGGTCAGTTCGCCTATGCGATCTATGACGCCACTACCGGCGACACCCACCTATTCCGGGATCGTCTGGGAGTTCTGCCGCTTTATTACTACGCGGATGACCATCTCTTCGCCTTTGGCTCTGAGATCAAGGCATTGTTGCCGGTCATCAATGGGCCCTCGGTAGACGACGACAGTCTCAACGACTACCTGGCGCATCGGTCAGTACCTGCGCCTCACACACTCGTCAAAGGCGTGCGGAAGCTTCCAGCCGGCCATCACCTCGTGGTCACACGGGACGGCACCACCCGGGTGTCGGCCTATTGGGAGTTGGCCACCCAGGCCTCGGGCCGGAAGGTGACCGCCGAGGAGGCGGTTGATCTCGTCGACCAAGCGCTTCGAACGTCCGTCCGTGACAACCTCGTCGCTGATGTACCGGTGGGCATCTACCTCTCGGGCGGCGTCGACAGCAGCCTGTTGACCGCCATGACCCGCCGCGAGAATCCGGGGCAGTTGCTGCACACGTTCGGAGCGAGTTTCGGCGACGAACGCTATGACGAGACGGTCTGGGCCCGAAAAGTGGTCGAGCTCAACGGAACAACCCACCACAACGTCGTTGTCACCGCCGACGACTTCATGAGCAACTGGTCGAAGCTGAGTTGGCAACGGGACGGGCCGCTGTCCGAGCCTGCGGACGTTGCGGTGTTCCGGTTGGCGCAACTCGCGCGCGAACAGGTCAAGGTCGTCCTGAGCGGCGAGGGAAGCGACGAACTGTTCGCCGGGTATCCCAAGTACAAGTTCGCCGGCGCAACCCGCTGGCTCGGGGCGATTCCCTCGCTGGGGCTCCTCGGCCGCTTGGAGAGGGCACTGCCCGCGAGCAAGGCTCGCCTCCGGATCGCGATGCGCGCCATGGACGAGAGCACCTACGACGAGCGGCTGCGCGGCTGGTTTGCGCCATTCACGGTGACGGAACGGAGCCGAATGACCGGGCGCCCGGCACTGCGCGGCGCACCCGCCGCGTACAGCACGGGCCGTGGCGACGCACTGCGCCGCATGCTCTACGCCGACACTCTGGTCTGGCTTGCCGAGAATCTGCTCGAGCGCGGCGACCGGATGTCGATGGCCGCGTCACTCGAAACGCGCCCGCCCTTCCTCGATCACCGTCTGGTAGACCTCGCGTTCGACCTACCGAGCAGCGTCAAAATCCGCGACCGCACGACGAAGTGGGTGGTCAAGCAAGTCGCGCATCGCTACCTTCCAGCCGAGATCGTCGATCGCCGGAAGGTCGGTTTCAAGGTCCCGCTGGACCGTTGGTTCCGGCATGGCCTGCGGGACATGGCATTCGACTTACTGACCGGGCCGTCGTCGTATGTCGGAAACAACTTCGACAGTGCGATCGTGTCCGGACTGCTGAGCGACCACGCGAACGGTGTCAGCGACGAGGAGTCGCGCATCTGGACGCTGCTGTCACTGGAAGTCTGGCACCGGGAGTTCGTCGCGCGGACGCTCGCCTAG
- a CDS encoding lipopolysaccharide biosynthesis protein has protein sequence MAPTFARNTLLGALSGAAITLSGFVGSAIAARLLGPDDLGVVAYVIWCVTVAIAVATMGSDVVQQRFIPNLRAADRNDEVDGLIGAITRLSMVVALVVGVVLFVWLDGPGRGALRGSSEHAQIIVIVVALTWFICWRMSDLYLFNLRGEQRFDKLARVSTLSALLRVTTTVVGAWLFGIPGTLAGNIAGTIVPASRVFPQLRKKPRVDRGLRRELVGFTMVSWTIAIIGNLVFGRTQIIFLEHYATLAAVGLFAVALTVAEIAAQLPQLLLSALLPRFSEQSGQGAHDRMMSLYKTMTALMAMLMLPLCLGLAAIAPALIPFIFGADFADAAPVASILLIALAFSSLGGTTLQLILSLGKTRILLVSNAVGLAGVVLLGFVLIPRYGLMGAAWSRGIVMVLVIAIEIVCAAVQLGFHPPYRALGAIALAAVAQGAVAYVIVVNIGGAWSLVIAAPAAIITYLVALRLFGVLRLVDPELANRLLSRVPARAKPLASLILGPLSPPTIERAEQD, from the coding sequence ATGGCGCCGACTTTTGCCCGCAATACCCTTCTTGGCGCCCTTTCGGGCGCTGCCATCACGCTTTCCGGTTTCGTCGGCAGCGCGATCGCGGCGAGGCTGCTGGGGCCCGACGATCTCGGCGTCGTCGCGTACGTCATCTGGTGTGTCACGGTCGCTATAGCGGTCGCCACCATGGGAAGCGACGTCGTGCAGCAGCGATTCATTCCGAACCTCCGCGCGGCAGACCGAAACGATGAGGTCGATGGCCTCATCGGGGCGATCACCCGGCTGTCGATGGTGGTCGCGCTCGTGGTCGGTGTGGTGTTGTTCGTATGGCTCGACGGTCCCGGCAGAGGCGCGCTCCGAGGGAGTTCTGAGCACGCGCAGATCATCGTGATCGTCGTCGCGTTGACCTGGTTCATCTGCTGGCGAATGTCCGACTTGTACCTGTTCAATCTGAGGGGCGAACAGCGTTTCGACAAGCTCGCGCGGGTCTCCACGCTCTCGGCATTGCTACGCGTCACGACGACCGTCGTGGGCGCCTGGCTATTCGGTATTCCCGGCACTCTGGCAGGCAATATCGCCGGCACCATCGTGCCGGCCAGCCGCGTCTTCCCGCAGCTGCGAAAGAAACCTCGAGTCGATCGCGGGCTCCGGCGAGAACTCGTCGGGTTCACGATGGTCAGCTGGACGATCGCCATCATCGGCAATCTCGTATTCGGCCGAACCCAGATCATCTTCCTGGAGCACTACGCCACCCTCGCGGCAGTCGGCTTGTTCGCGGTGGCACTGACTGTGGCTGAGATCGCGGCACAGCTGCCGCAGCTCTTACTCTCGGCCCTCCTGCCACGTTTCAGCGAGCAGAGCGGCCAGGGCGCCCACGACCGCATGATGAGCCTCTACAAGACGATGACGGCGCTGATGGCCATGCTGATGTTGCCACTCTGCCTGGGTCTCGCGGCGATCGCACCGGCCTTGATACCCTTCATTTTCGGCGCCGATTTTGCCGACGCCGCCCCCGTTGCGTCGATATTGCTGATCGCCCTGGCATTCAGCAGTCTGGGGGGCACCACCCTGCAGCTCATCCTGAGCCTGGGGAAGACCAGAATCCTGTTGGTATCCAATGCAGTTGGTCTGGCCGGCGTGGTCTTGTTGGGCTTTGTCTTGATACCCCGCTACGGGCTGATGGGGGCGGCCTGGTCGCGCGGAATTGTCATGGTTTTGGTCATTGCTATCGAAATAGTCTGCGCAGCAGTCCAATTGGGGTTCCATCCGCCTTATCGAGCGTTGGGAGCGATAGCGCTCGCCGCGGTGGCGCAGGGCGCGGTCGCTTATGTCATCGTCGTAAACATCGGCGGCGCCTGGTCATTGGTGATCGCCGCACCTGCGGCGATCATCACGTACCTGGTCGCCTTGCGCTTGTTCGGCGTGCTGCGGCTGGTCGATCCCGAGCTCGCGAATCGACTGCTCTCGCGAGTTCCTGCCCGTGCGAAGCCGCTGGCCTCTCTCATCTTGGGGCCGTTGTCGCCGCCCACAATAGAGCGCGCAGAGCAGGATTGA
- a CDS encoding Gfo/Idh/MocA family protein, with amino-acid sequence MTARLGLLAGERLSMIRVLLIGAGAVVGEHYRPPLRRLEKAKAIEVLGVVDPNESRGRQIAAKFKRARPYPDCEAAFRDASYDLAIIASPPGFHAEHACAAFEHDCHVLCEKPMTTTVADADRMNAAATKADRVLGVAYPRRFYSNFADVARLVASGELGEELEFTYREGNTYGWQAATDAAFRRERAGGGALLDIGVHMLDLLAWIFGDPVVTRSFDDSLNNGVETNSLLELTFPRARGIMQVSWEYPLNNGLWIRGTLGEVKLDAGDLRTYSRKTTQGWSLIPSTTSWPTDLTPGGGKRVRPGNLRPCFDAELVAMLRCIRYGEAFPVTGVQAASVQVAIEQAYENAEPLDCSWLPPDEQAAARAKHWKAGRP; translated from the coding sequence TTGACCGCGAGATTGGGCCTGTTGGCGGGGGAAAGGCTGTCGATGATCAGAGTCCTCTTGATCGGCGCGGGAGCAGTGGTCGGGGAGCATTACCGACCCCCTCTGCGTCGGCTGGAAAAGGCCAAGGCCATCGAGGTCCTGGGCGTCGTTGACCCCAACGAATCACGCGGACGCCAGATCGCAGCGAAGTTCAAGCGGGCGCGGCCCTACCCGGATTGCGAGGCAGCGTTTCGGGACGCTTCGTACGACCTCGCCATCATCGCCTCACCGCCCGGCTTCCATGCCGAGCATGCGTGTGCGGCATTCGAACACGATTGCCACGTCCTGTGCGAGAAGCCGATGACGACGACGGTGGCCGATGCGGATCGGATGAACGCCGCGGCAACGAAGGCCGACCGGGTGCTGGGGGTGGCATACCCGCGGCGGTTCTACTCGAACTTCGCCGACGTCGCACGGCTGGTCGCGAGCGGCGAGCTCGGTGAGGAGCTCGAGTTCACCTACCGCGAGGGAAATACCTACGGCTGGCAGGCGGCTACCGATGCGGCGTTCCGGCGCGAACGAGCAGGCGGCGGCGCGCTGCTGGATATCGGCGTGCACATGCTGGACCTGTTGGCCTGGATTTTCGGCGACCCGGTGGTCACTCGCTCGTTCGACGACAGCCTGAACAACGGTGTGGAGACGAATTCGCTTCTGGAACTGACATTTCCGCGAGCACGCGGCATCATGCAGGTCAGCTGGGAGTACCCGTTGAACAATGGACTGTGGATACGCGGCACATTGGGTGAAGTGAAGCTCGACGCCGGAGACCTTCGGACCTACAGCCGCAAAACGACACAGGGATGGTCGCTGATACCGAGCACGACGTCCTGGCCCACGGACCTCACCCCAGGTGGTGGCAAGCGGGTCCGGCCCGGCAATCTCCGTCCCTGCTTCGACGCGGAACTGGTCGCCATGCTGCGGTGCATTCGCTACGGGGAAGCGTTTCCCGTGACCGGTGTGCAGGCAGCAAGTGTGCAAGTCGCGATCGAGCAGGCCTACGAGAACGCAGAACCGCTGGATTGTTCGTGGCTGCCCCCCGACGAACAGGCAGCCGCTCGCGCCAAGCACTGGAAGGCGGGCCGTCCGTGA